One window of Athalia rosae chromosome 2, iyAthRosa1.1, whole genome shotgun sequence genomic DNA carries:
- the LOC105688229 gene encoding N6-adenosine-methyltransferase subunit METTL3: MSDAFEEIQAIKIKRNSLREKLQKRKRERHELFTLTSSPSPSESLAADTSTPNTKSELDGYEQDVLQILHESASNLPIPSTDIVEQLRKTLNVEISFSDINKLLEKLSAQNIVRIKEITENDVVGYTILSMSETNSQAELLDLDNEVVSEKNLVGDVSNEGPPDKQIKLDKKNTEDIMSLISMPTIREKESKKVGEQILDLLSKQTSKEKSLAERFRSQGGAQVMEFCPHGTRTDCLKLNVQTGTANEKCKKLHFKKILQNHTDESLGDCSFLNTCFHMDTCKYVHYEVDGPTAQPKDQGEIDVTRGITVTKTTIQDVKTTSNNNGSTGGSELTLYPPQWIQCDLRYLDMTVLGKFAVIMADPPWDIHMELPYGTMSDDEMRQLGIPALQDEGLLFLWVTGRAMELGRECLQLWGYDRVDEIIWVKTNQLQRIIRTGRTGHWLNHGKEHCLVGMKGSPRVNRGLDSDVIVAEVRATSHKPDEIYGIIERMSPGTRKIELFGRPHNVQPNWITLGNQVDGVRLIDPQLIKAFKKRYPDGNSMKPTKS; this comes from the exons ATGTCTGATGCCTTTGAAGAGATTCAggcgataaaaatcaaaaggaaCAGTCTACgagaaaaattacagaaacgaAAGCGAGAGAGGCATGAATTATTTACTCTCACATCGTCTCCATCTCCTTCTGAATCCCTTGCAGCAG ACACATCGACGCCCAACACCAAGTCAGAACTTGACGGGTACGAGCAAGATGTTCTCCAAATCTTACACGAATCTGCCTCAAATCTACCAATCCCGTCTACTGATATCGTTGAGCAGCTCAGAAAAACCCTTAACGTGGAAATATCGTTCTCAGATATCAACAAACTGCTTGAGAAATTGTCGGCGCAGAACATTGTTCG AATCAAAGAGATCACAGAGAACGATGTTGTCGGGTATACGATTTTGTCCATGTCTGAAACTAATTCTCAGGCAGAGTTGTTGGACTTGGACAATGAGGTAGTATCAGAGAAGAATCTTGTAGGTGATGTAAGTAATGAAGGTCCGCCAGATAAACAGATCAAGTTAGACAAGAAGAACACAGAGGATATCATGTCCCTAATATCCATGCCTActataagagaaaaagagagtaaAAAGGTTGGGGAACAAATCCTTGACCTTTTATCAAAGCAAACTTCGAAGGAAAAGTCTCTGGCAGAACGCTTTAGGTCCCAGGGAGGTGCCCAAGTTATGGAATTTTGTCCCCATGGCACACGAACTGATTGCCTGAAACTGAATGTGCAGACTGGAactgcgaatgaaaaatgcaagaagctccattttaaaaaaattttacagaaCCACACAgacgagtcattgggagattGCAGTTTTTTGAATACCTGCTTTCATATGGATACTTGCAA GTATGTTCACTACGAAGTGGATGGTCCTACTGCTCAGCCAAAGGATCAGGGTGAAATTGACGTGACTAGGGGTATCACTGTCACTAAAACTACGATACAGGATGTCAAGACTACAAGTAACAATAATGGCTCAACGGGTGGCTCAGAACTAACACTTTATCCCCCTCAATGGATTCAGTGTGATTTGAGATATCTGGACATGACGGTATTGGGAAAGTTTGCCGTGATAATGGCAGACCCACCTTGGGACATCCACATGGAACTTCCATATGGTACAATGTCGGATGACGAGATGCGCCAGCTCGGCATTCCTGCACTTCAAGATGAGGGTCTTCTATTCCTGTGGGTCACCGGACGTGCGATGGAATTGGGCAGAGAATGTCTACAACTTTGGGGGTACGATAGGGtggatgaaattatttggGTCAAGACAAATCAGCTGCAGCGTATCATAAGAACTGGCAGAACGGGGCACTGGCTCAACCATGGAAAAGAGCACTGCCTAGTAGGGATGAAAGGTTCCCCTCGGGTGAACAGGGGCTTGGACAGTGATGTGATAGTTGCCGAAGTAAGAGCGACAAGTCATAAACCAGACGAAATTTATGGTATCATAGAGCGTATGAGCCCCGGAACAAGAAAGATTGAATTATTTGGCAGACCACACAATGTTCAGCCAAACTGGATAACCTTAGGTAATCAAGTGGACGGTGTGCGATTGATCGACCCACAACTCATAAAAGCTTTTAAAAAACGATATCCCGATGGAAATTCTATGAAGCCAACTAAATCGTAG